The nucleotide sequence ATGGGCGGCGCGCCGGCGGCGGCCACAATGGCCAGGGTCACGCCCAGGGCCAGGGCCAGGGACAGGCCGGCCCGGCGCAGGAAGGCGGCGCGGTCGGTCATTGGGGCATCTCCCCCGGGGCCAGACGGCCGGTCATAAGGTCGCCCACGCAGCCGGCGTCAAAGACGCCGGCCCGCAGGTCGGCGACCAGGGCGCGGTTGTAGAAGACGAGAACGCGCCCGGCCTGAGCCAGGAGTTCGTCGAGATCCTCGGAAAAAAAGATCACGGCCGCGCCGCCGGCGGCGCGCTGGCGGAAATGGTCCCAGATCTGGGCGATGGACGCGGCGTCCAGGCCCCGGGTGGGATTGTCGGCCAGCAGCAGGCGTGTGTCGTCGGGCACAAGGGAGAGCAGCAGGCGCTGCTGGTTGCCGCCGGAAAGCCGGGCGGCCGGGGCGTGGGGCTGGTTGGTCAGGCGGAAGCGGCCCACGCAGCGCTCCTCGAAAATGGCCCGGGCCTCGTCGCGCCGGTCCGGGAAGGCCAGGCGCACATGGTCCAGGAGGGTCAGGCCCGGAAAAAGGCCCTCTTCCATGCGCGAGGCTGGCAAATAATGGACGGCGGCGTCGAGGAACCGCTTGTGGGGCTTGCCGGCCAGCTCCAGGCCGCCGACGCGCAGCGAACCGGCCACGGCCGGAGCGATGCCGGCCAGACCCCGCAGGAAGGCTTCCTGGCCGCCGCCGGAAATGCCGGCCACGCCGACGATCTCGCCCGGGCGCACGTCCAGGGAAAACGGTTCGAGCACGAGTTTTTCATCCGCAATGACGGCGTCGCGCACGGTCAGCAGGCTCTCGCCGCTGCTGGCGGTGGGCCTGGGCGGGACGGCTGCCTGACAGGCCCCGTCGGCCCCGAACATGGCCCCGAGCAGGGCCTTGGGGTCCAGCGGCGCGGCGAAATGCCCCACCACCTTGCCCTGGCGCAGCACCGTGGCCTCGTCGCACAGCTCCCTGGCCTCGGCCAGCTTGTGGGTGACCAGCACCACCGAGCGCTCACCATCGGCCACAAAGGTCCGCAGCACGTCGAAAAGGGCGGCCTTCTGAGCCGGGGAGATGCCGGAGGTGGGTTCGTCGAGGATAAGCAAGCGCACGTCGCGGTCAAAGAGGCGAGCCAGCTCCAGATGTTGCCGGGCGGCCACGGTGAGGCTGCCGACCGGCACATCCGGGGGCAGGTCGAAGCCCATGCGCCGGCACACGGCGTCCAGACGCTCCCGGGCTTGCCCGCGGGACAGGACTGGACCGCCGCCCAGGGCGAAGTTTTCCCACACGGTAAGCGGCGGGAAATCCAGCGGGTCCTGGGCCAACATGCCGATGCCGAGTTTGCCGGCCCCGTCGGGGTCCAGGCGAGCATGGGCCGTGCCGTCCACGGTGATCGATCCGGCGTCCGGGGCCAGGACGCCGCACATGACGCGCATGAGCGTCGATTTCCCGGCCCCGTTCTCGCCCAGGATGCCGTGGACGCGGCCCGGCGCGAAACGCGCCGTCACGTCGTCGTTGGCGGCAAGGGCGCCGAAACGCTTGACGATATGGGACAGCACGACGTCCACGGGCAGTCCTTTGCTGGCCGCGCCCCCCTACTTGGAGGCGCTGGCTCCGTCCATGCCGCGCAGCAGCTGCGGGCAAAACCAGATGGCCTTGTCGGTGGCCGTGGAGCCGGCCTGCACGAAGACCGCGCCGTCCTGGTACTCCAGGGGGCCGGCATAGAGATTGACCTTGCCCGAACCGAGGTCGGCGATGAACTGCGCCAGCGCCTTTCTGGCCTCGGGGGCCAGGGCGTCGCCTTCGGTGAAGCCGATGGGGCTCTTGTCCGGGTCGTTTAAGGCGGCGAAATCCGGGGCCAGCCATTCGAAGCCCGGCTTGTAGGTTCCGGCGGCCACGGCCTTGGCCACGGTCAAAAGGGGCGGACCCCAGTTGAAGTAGGGCGCGCCCAGGCAGACTTCGGGCGCGGCCTGGCAGGCCAGCTTGTAGTCGTAGGGCAGGGCGTAGACGTCGGCCCCGGCCTTCTTGCGCGCCCCGGCCACGGTAAGGGCCTCGGGGGTGTCGATGCCGGAGATGACCACGTCGTAGCCCTGGTCAAAGAACGACCCGGCCACCTGGTTGGGGTCGGAGGTCACGCCCGGGATATTGAACCAGAAACCGATCCAGCTGACCTTGAAGGACAGGTCCTCGGCCTTTTTGCCGCGCACCTTTTCCCAGGCGTAGCGCGCGCCGAGGTAGGCGGCGTTGGCCAGACGGCGGGTCTCGTCGTTGATCAGCGGCCCAAGGAAGCCGATCTTGCCAGTCTTGGTGGTCATGGCGGCGGAAAAGCCGGCCATCATCTTGGCGTATTCCATCTTGGAGAAGACGTTGCCGAGATTCTTCGGGGCCTTGCCGGTGAGCGCGTCGTCGCCTGAAATATGGACGAACATGAGGTCGGGATGGGCTTCGGCGGCCTCGCGGATGCCGTCCTTCATGTCGTCGGAACCGGCCAGGATCAGGGTCGCGCCCTTGGCGGCCAGATCGTCCACCAGTTGGGGAATGGTGACGCCAGGGCGGTCGGCCGGGTTGACCTTGTCGAGGTAGAGCATTTTCGCGCCGGGCAGCTTGGCCTCGACGTATTTGCCACCCTCGTACTGGGCCTGGCTATAGCCTTTGTCGTTGTAGGGGCCGACGAGCAACATGCCAAAGGTCAGCGGCTTGTCGGCGGCCAGGGCGGAGCCGGCCAGGACGGCCAACAGGGCGGCGACGGCCGCCAGGATGGTGAGGCGACGCATGGGGTTCTCCTTGGGCTGGGATTGGCGTGGGCGCACTGTAAAAAAACCGGAAATTTTATGCCAGGGGCCGTGGTCAGGAACGGCCCGGCAGACGGCCGTCGCGCAAAAAGGCGTCGATAAGGCCGAACACGTCCTGGTTGCCGCAAAACCGGCCGCCGGCAATACGCTGGCGCATGGCCGGCAGGGCGGCTTCGAAATCCGGGATGAGCCCGGGGGCCAGGCGCTCCATGGAGGCGGCCTTTCCATAGCCCAGGCGTTCCAGGTAGATGGCGTTTAACTGTTGCTCGAAAGCCCCGGCCACCGGGAAGGACAGAACCGGTTTGCCGTAAAAAAGGGCTTCGCTCATGAGATTGTGGCTGCCGCCGCAGATGACGTAGGCGCAGGAAGCCAGATCGTCAAGAAAGCCGTCCTCGGCGTAGCTGCGAAAGGTCAGATTGCCGTCTACCTTGTCCACCTTGTAGCCGTAGACCCGGAATTCCCGGTCAATGCTTTTCAGGTAGGGGGCAAAGGCGTCGCAGATGCCGCAGCTTTGGTAGACGAGGATGTGGCTGCCCTGGCTCGGGCTGCGGTCGATGACGCTCTGGCGCAGGATGGGCGGGGCGACCATGGCCCTGGCCCCGGGCTTGGCCGGGGGCTGGAAAAACGAGATGGCCAGATAATCGGAGCAGGCGGAAAAAAGAAACCGGATGGAGGCCCGGATGCCCAGGTAGTCGGGATACAGCCGCCAGGGCACGGGATGGTCGCAGCAGGAAATGACGTGCTGGTGATCGATGGACAGGCAGGGGATGCCGGCGCGTTTGGCGGCGATGGGCACGAAATATTCGTAGTCGGAAATGGCGGCGTCGGGTTTGAAATCGGCGATGAGCCGGGCCAGGCGGGCCAGTTCCGAGGGGCGCTTGATCAGGGTGCGGGCGGCGAGCTTGAGTGTGGCCGGGGTGTCCAGGCGCTGGTTCTTGTAGCGGGTGCCGGGGTTTTCGAAGCGCTCGACCCGGAATTCGCGGGAGAGCAGGCCCGCCCCTTCCTCGCTGGAGACAAAGAGGAATTCATGGCCCAGGGCGGCCAGCCGCCGGGCGAGAATGAGGGCGCGTATGGCGTGTCCGTGCTGGGTGCCGTGGACGCCGTAGAGGATGCGGGCCATGGGTGGTGTCGCGTCTCCGATGAAAATATGGGGCGCTGCCGGCGGCGCGCGGCAGCCAGAGGTGGGGCAGCACTAAACGGCAAGCGGGCCGGCGTCAACAGGGAGGGGGCGCGGCCGTCTGCAGGCAGGCGGCCGCATCGTGCGTCAGTCCCGGATCACCCGCATGACCACGCCGCCCCAGCCGACCTTGTAGCGGATGCCGCGCCAGGACATGGTGTTGGTGGTAAAGGTGCGGCCAAAACACCAGCCCAGCATCAGAAACGTGGCGGCGTAGCCGCGCAGCCAGGCGAGCATGCCCACCCGGCGCGGGCACAGCGACCGGAAACACAGCCCCAGCCCGGCAAAAGCGGCCAGATAGACGGCCGAGAGCGCCGCGCCCGCGCCGCAGCCCGCGCCGAAAATCCAGGCCGCCAGCATGGCCGCGGCGGCCACGGGCGGCGCGGCCAGGAGCAGCACCGCCGCGATGGAGACGATCCAGCCGGGCGGGATGCAGAACTTCAAATAGAGCAGCTGACGCGTCAGCCAATCGTCCCAGCGGGCCAGGGATACCTTCTCCAGCGGCGTTTGCAGGCAGGCGGCGGCCACGGGCCAGGCGGCCACGCCAAAGGTGTGGAGATGCGGCCCCATGGAGAAGTCGTCCACGATGTTTTGGCCCCAGAGCCTGGCCAATCCGAACCGGTCGAAGGCTTGGCGCGACACGGCCATGGCCCCGCCCCAGGGCTGGGTGATGGCCCGGATGGGCTGGAGCAGATGCAGGGCCAGGCAGGTGACGGCCATGCCCACCGTGGCCGTGGCTCCGTCGCCGGGCACGACCTTGTGGAAGCCGCTGGTCATGGGCGCGTCGCCCCGGGCGATGGGGGCCACGAGATTGGTGACGAAGTGCCGGTCGGCCACGTGGGTGGAATCGCAGAACACGAACACATCGGCGGTGTGGGCGGCGCGCAGGCCGGCTAAGATGTTGTGGTTTTTCTGACCGCAGGCTTCGGCCCGGCCGGCCACCACCACCTGGACCCGGGGATCGGCCCCGGCCACGCCCACGACGAGATCGGCGGCCGGGTCGGACGCCTCGGCCACCACGAACACGGCCAGGAAATCGGGGTAGTCCTGATCGATCAGCGAGGCCACGGCCTGGCGCATCCCGGGCGTGTCGCCGGTGACGGGCACGATGACCGCCGCCCGGGGGCGGTCTTGCGGCATGGCCTCCGGGCCGTCGCCGCCGCGCACATGCTTGCGCCCGAGCAGGAACAGGGCGGCCAGCACCACCAGTTGGGCAGCCATGACGCCGAAAACGAATCCCTCCACGCATCCTCCAAAGCGGCCGGCGGCCGCCTGATATTATCGTCTTCCATAACAAAGAAGAGACCCTCCCGGCCTCTTCGTCCATCGCCCCCATCACCCCATGTGGGGTTTCCAAAGGGGCTCAGCCCCTTTGGCCGCCGGAGGCATCTTCCGTCTTCTCTTTTCTCTACGGCGTTCGCACGGCGCGCAGTTCGACTTTGCTGCCGCCTTTGGTGGTGAGCACGCCGGTCAGTTCGTTGCCTTTGGCGTCGCCCTCGAAGATGTGGCCGCTGCCGTGGAGCATGTAGAGGTGGCCGTTAAAGATGGCCCCCACCACGTGGTAGACGTTGGTTTCGCCGGTCAGGGCGCTGACGACGACCTGGGCCTTGACCGCGTTGCCGTCCTGTTCGACCACGGCTTGCAGGTTGGAGCCATAGAGCGACCCGCGCCAGACGCCGGCCACGTCGGCTTCCGCGGCGGCCAGCGCCGGGGAAAAAAGGATCAGGCAGGCGAAGAAAACGGCGTGCAGGCGGTGTCGCATGAGTCGGACTCCATGGCCGGAACAGGGTCGCGCGGCTGCGCGGGCGGGTTTTACGTCTCGGCGTCGCGGTTGGCGGCGGCCGGGGCACGTTTCCCGGCTAACGCCTGGGCGAAGACGGTTTCGTGGCGGCGCACCATGGCGTCCATGGAATACAGCGCCACGGCGCGTT is from Solidesulfovibrio magneticus RS-1 and encodes:
- a CDS encoding ABC transporter ATP-binding protein gives rise to the protein MDVVLSHIVKRFGALAANDDVTARFAPGRVHGILGENGAGKSTLMRVMCGVLAPDAGSITVDGTAHARLDPDGAGKLGIGMLAQDPLDFPPLTVWENFALGGGPVLSRGQARERLDAVCRRMGFDLPPDVPVGSLTVAARQHLELARLFDRDVRLLILDEPTSGISPAQKAALFDVLRTFVADGERSVVLVTHKLAEARELCDEATVLRQGKVVGHFAAPLDPKALLGAMFGADGACQAAVPPRPTASSGESLLTVRDAVIADEKLVLEPFSLDVRPGEIVGVAGISGGGQEAFLRGLAGIAPAVAGSLRVGGLELAGKPHKRFLDAAVHYLPASRMEEGLFPGLTLLDHVRLAFPDRRDEARAIFEERCVGRFRLTNQPHAPAARLSGGNQQRLLLSLVPDDTRLLLADNPTRGLDAASIAQIWDHFRQRAAGGAAVIFFSEDLDELLAQAGRVLVFYNRALVADLRAGVFDAGCVGDLMTGRLAPGEMPQ
- a CDS encoding BMP family lipoprotein gives rise to the protein MRRLTILAAVAALLAVLAGSALAADKPLTFGMLLVGPYNDKGYSQAQYEGGKYVEAKLPGAKMLYLDKVNPADRPGVTIPQLVDDLAAKGATLILAGSDDMKDGIREAAEAHPDLMFVHISGDDALTGKAPKNLGNVFSKMEYAKMMAGFSAAMTTKTGKIGFLGPLINDETRRLANAAYLGARYAWEKVRGKKAEDLSFKVSWIGFWFNIPGVTSDPNQVAGSFFDQGYDVVISGIDTPEALTVAGARKKAGADVYALPYDYKLACQAAPEVCLGAPYFNWGPPLLTVAKAVAAGTYKPGFEWLAPDFAALNDPDKSPIGFTEGDALAPEARKALAQFIADLGSGKVNLYAGPLEYQDGAVFVQAGSTATDKAIWFCPQLLRGMDGASASK
- a CDS encoding glycosyltransferase family protein, with the translated sequence MARILYGVHGTQHGHAIRALILARRLAALGHEFLFVSSEEGAGLLSREFRVERFENPGTRYKNQRLDTPATLKLAARTLIKRPSELARLARLIADFKPDAAISDYEYFVPIAAKRAGIPCLSIDHQHVISCCDHPVPWRLYPDYLGIRASIRFLFSACSDYLAISFFQPPAKPGARAMVAPPILRQSVIDRSPSQGSHILVYQSCGICDAFAPYLKSIDREFRVYGYKVDKVDGNLTFRSYAEDGFLDDLASCAYVICGGSHNLMSEALFYGKPVLSFPVAGAFEQQLNAIYLERLGYGKAASMERLAPGLIPDFEAALPAMRQRIAGGRFCGNQDVFGLIDAFLRDGRLPGRS
- a CDS encoding glycosyltransferase — its product is MEGFVFGVMAAQLVVLAALFLLGRKHVRGGDGPEAMPQDRPRAAVIVPVTGDTPGMRQAVASLIDQDYPDFLAVFVVAEASDPAADLVVGVAGADPRVQVVVAGRAEACGQKNHNILAGLRAAHTADVFVFCDSTHVADRHFVTNLVAPIARGDAPMTSGFHKVVPGDGATATVGMAVTCLALHLLQPIRAITQPWGGAMAVSRQAFDRFGLARLWGQNIVDDFSMGPHLHTFGVAAWPVAAACLQTPLEKVSLARWDDWLTRQLLYLKFCIPPGWIVSIAAVLLLAAPPVAAAAMLAAWIFGAGCGAGAALSAVYLAAFAGLGLCFRSLCPRRVGMLAWLRGYAATFLMLGWCFGRTFTTNTMSWRGIRYKVGWGGVVMRVIRD